Proteins from a genomic interval of Leptolyngbyaceae cyanobacterium:
- a CDS encoding Asr1405/Asl0597 family protein, with the protein MEQSSLNPLARQVVGISRADRWQAYQRLKSLEIPCWCEKQGCLQVEVNSPLAAIQVWSVMQQFSCSRQQLVTWLNWCWRQKR; encoded by the coding sequence ATGGAGCAATCAAGTCTGAATCCGCTTGCTAGACAAGTGGTGGGTATATCTCGTGCCGATCGCTGGCAAGCCTATCAAAGACTAAAATCGCTAGAAATCCCCTGTTGGTGTGAAAAGCAGGGTTGCTTACAGGTAGAGGTGAACAGCCCCCTGGCAGCAATCCAAGTGTGGAGCGTAATGCAGCAGTTTAGCTGCTCTCGTCAACAACTAGTAACTTGGCTTAATTGGTGTTGGCGGCAGAAAAGATAA